One genomic window of Medicago truncatula cultivar Jemalong A17 chromosome 1, MtrunA17r5.0-ANR, whole genome shotgun sequence includes the following:
- the LOC11423119 gene encoding WAT1-related protein At2g37460 isoform X2: MEIYLQTQNWIEKAKPFIAVLFLQFGYAIMDVLSKAALNRGMSNYVFVVYRHAVAFIVITPFALYFDRKIRPKMTISIFIKIVLLSLLEPVIDQNLYFLGMKYTTATFAAAMSNMLPAITFILASIVRLEKIKIKSMRSQAKVLGTIATVSGAMVMTLMKGPILFETFGDHSQSYHSSGTSAHHTILGSVLITIGCFSWACFVILQAITLETYPAALSLSSWICLFGAIEGAALALVMERNNPSVWSIKWDMRLLSAIYTCFKNVQIHFYWWLKAANSVFVLGVHNWLACPILCLDIG; the protein is encoded by the exons ATGGAGATCTACCTTCAAACACAAAATTGGATAGAAAAAGCAAAGCCATTTATAGCAGTTTTGTTTTTGCAATTTGGATATGCAATTATGGATGTTCTATCAAAGGCTGCATTGAACAGAGGAATGAGCAACTATGTATTTGTTGTGTACCGCCATGCCGTTGCATTCATTGTTATAACCCCTTTTGCACTCTATTTTGATAG GAAAATAAGGCCAAAAATGACAATTTCGATCTTCATTAAGATAGTGCTGCTCAGTTTATTAGA ACCGGTAATTGAccagaatttatattttttggggaTGAAGTACACAACGGCAACCTTTGCAGCTGCCATGAGCAATATGCTTCCTGCTATTACTTTTATATTGGCTTCCATTGTTAG ACTTGAGAAGATAAAGATAAAAAGTATGCGAAGTCAAGCAAAGGTGTTGGGAACTATAGCAACTGTTTCAGGTGCAATGGTGATGACACTGATGAAAGGTCCAATACTTTTTGAGACATTTGGAGATCATAGCCAAAGCTATCATAGCAGTGGCACAAGTGCTCATCATACAATACTTGGATCTGTGTTGATCACTATAGGATGCTTTAGTTGGGCTTGTTTTGTGATCCTCCAG GCTATTACCCTTGAAACCTACCCAGCAGCACTCTCACTTTCATCATGGATATGTCTGTTCGGCGCAATTGAAGGTGCAGCACTGGCTTTGGTTATGGAAAGGAACAACCCTTCAGTTTGGTCCATAAAATGGGATATGAGACTATTGTCTGCAATTTACACG TGTTTCAAAAATGTTCAAATACATTTCTACTGGTGGTTAAAGGCAGCTAATTCAGTGTTTGTGTTAGGGGTGCATAATTGGCTAGCTTGTCCTATTCTTTGTTTAGATATAGGTTAG
- the LOC11423119 gene encoding WAT1-related protein At2g37460 isoform X1 encodes MEIYLQTQNWIEKAKPFIAVLFLQFGYAIMDVLSKAALNRGMSNYVFVVYRHAVAFIVITPFALYFDRKIRPKMTISIFIKIVLLSLLEPVIDQNLYFLGMKYTTATFAAAMSNMLPAITFILASIVRLEKIKIKSMRSQAKVLGTIATVSGAMVMTLMKGPILFETFGDHSQSYHSSGTSAHHTILGSVLITIGCFSWACFVILQAITLETYPAALSLSSWICLFGAIEGAALALVMERNNPSVWSIKWDMRLLSAIYTGIFCSGLGYYLQGVVMKTRGPVFVTTFNPFCMVIVAIMGYFLLAEQMFLGRVIGAFIICLGLYLVVWGKSKDYNNPSNAISEEHVLPAKQNVGENCTHAVITVQ; translated from the exons ATGGAGATCTACCTTCAAACACAAAATTGGATAGAAAAAGCAAAGCCATTTATAGCAGTTTTGTTTTTGCAATTTGGATATGCAATTATGGATGTTCTATCAAAGGCTGCATTGAACAGAGGAATGAGCAACTATGTATTTGTTGTGTACCGCCATGCCGTTGCATTCATTGTTATAACCCCTTTTGCACTCTATTTTGATAG GAAAATAAGGCCAAAAATGACAATTTCGATCTTCATTAAGATAGTGCTGCTCAGTTTATTAGA ACCGGTAATTGAccagaatttatattttttggggaTGAAGTACACAACGGCAACCTTTGCAGCTGCCATGAGCAATATGCTTCCTGCTATTACTTTTATATTGGCTTCCATTGTTAG ACTTGAGAAGATAAAGATAAAAAGTATGCGAAGTCAAGCAAAGGTGTTGGGAACTATAGCAACTGTTTCAGGTGCAATGGTGATGACACTGATGAAAGGTCCAATACTTTTTGAGACATTTGGAGATCATAGCCAAAGCTATCATAGCAGTGGCACAAGTGCTCATCATACAATACTTGGATCTGTGTTGATCACTATAGGATGCTTTAGTTGGGCTTGTTTTGTGATCCTCCAG GCTATTACCCTTGAAACCTACCCAGCAGCACTCTCACTTTCATCATGGATATGTCTGTTCGGCGCAATTGAAGGTGCAGCACTGGCTTTGGTTATGGAAAGGAACAACCCTTCAGTTTGGTCCATAAAATGGGATATGAGACTATTGTCTGCAATTTACACG GGTATATTCTGCTCAGGGTTAGGTTATTACTTACAAGGAGTAGTGATGAAAACAAGAGGTCCAGTTTTTGTCACAACATTTAATCCTTTTTGTATGGTGATTGTTGCTATCATGGGATACTTCCTTCTTGCAGAGCAAATGTTTCTTGGAAG GGTGATAGGTGCATTTATCATTTGTTTGGGTTTGTACCTTGTTGTGTGGGGCAAAAGCAAAGATTACAACAATCCATCAAATGCAATTAGTGAAGAGCATGTTTTGCCGGCTAAGCAAAATGTAGGTGAAAATTGTACTCATGCAGTCATCACTGTTCAGTAA